The window CGGCGGAGGATCGATGGCAAACGCCGTCCGCCATCGCCTCGCAGACGCAGGGTGAAGCCCTCCCGGCGACCGACTGGTGGCGACTGTTCGGCGACGACACCCTGAGCGAGTTGATCGCGACCGGGCTGGCGGCCAACCAAGACATCGCCATCGCCTCCGCGCGCCTGCAGCAAGCGGGCGCCGCCGTGCGCAACGCCCGATCCGGCCGCCGCCCGCAGCTGGACTTCGCCGTCAACGCACGTCGGGCAGAGGTGAGCTCCCAGGGCGCCGGTGCCGCCTCGCAGCTCAACGGTGCGGGACTCATCAACGACGTCAACGAGTTCTACGACCTGGGCGCCAACCTCAGCTGGGAGGTGGATCTGTTCGGTCGCCTCGGGGCTCAGATCTCCGCGGCCGAGAGCAACCGGGCGGCGAGCCTGGCGGACCAGCGGGGTGTGCAACTCACGGTCACCTCCGCCATCGCCTCCGCCTACCTGGAGCTACGCGCCCTCCAGGCGCAACTCGCGGTGGAACGCGCCAACGTGCGCATCAGTGAAGAGCAATACACGCTGGCGCGCGACCTCGCGGCGAGCGGCCTGAGCCCTGAACTGGACGCCCTGCGCGCCCAGGGGCAGTTCGAGTCATCGCGCGCCCGTCTGCCGGCCCTCGAAGCCCAGATCGCCGGTCAGCGCTTTGCCCTAGCGACCCTCATAGGTGGGACGCCGGGCAGCATCGAGGCACTCGTG is drawn from Pseudomonadota bacterium and contains these coding sequences:
- a CDS encoding efflux transporter outer membrane subunit, which encodes MNRLHRLALLGLLALAGCASLPVEEPASTLPSAAAEDRWQTPSAIASQTQGEALPATDWWRLFGDDTLSELIATGLAANQDIAIASARLQQAGAAVRNARSGRRPQLDFAVNARRAEVSSQGAGAASQLNGAGLINDVNEFYDLGANLSWEVDLFGRLGAQISAAESNRAASLADQRGVQLTVTSAIASAYLELRALQAQLAVERANVRISEEQYTLARDLAASGLSPELDALRAQGQFESSRARLPALEAQIAGQRFALATLIGGTPGSIEALVADTGEQPAPPALLPVGVRSDLLRRRPDVTAAGWRLQAATSSLEASAKIRFPQLILTGAGGTDAGSFLDMLEASSVTWLLGAAVNLPLYR